The Amphiura filiformis chromosome 8, Afil_fr2py, whole genome shotgun sequence genomic sequence CTTATTCTTCTGCCTCCAACAACAGGCACAACTTTCTGATGGGCCTCCGTGGGGTGGATGACTTGGTTCGCACATCAACCTGTCGCACTCGACCATTCTTGTCTGGCAGAGTTGTGACGATCTTTCCCATCAACCAGGAATTCCTAGGAGCTGACTCATCTACTATGAGAACAACGTCTCCCGTCTTCAGATTCCTCTGTGGCTGCAGCCAGCGCTGTCTGCGCTGAAGTTCAGGTAAATATTCCTTCAGCCACCTTTGCCAAAACAGATCAGCCAGGTATTGGATCTGGCGCCAACGCTCACGAGCGTAGATGTCCTTCTCGACAAAGCACCCTGGTGGCATGTCCGCCCTTGGTCTCAGCAACAAGAGGTCCCGGGCGCGATGACATCCAAGTCATCCGGATCATCCGACACTCTTGTGAGTGGCCTGCTGTTCAGCGTCGATTCTATCTCACACATGAAGGTATGTAGTTGCTCATCCGACCTGCATGTCTTCAGGTGTTGTTCATTGAGGATGGCACACATTAATTTCCTTACAGTACGTATTTGCCTTTCCCATACTCCCCCGTGGTGGGAGGCTGCTGGTGGATTGTATTGCCATTCAAATGTGTGGGATGTTGAGAAGTTTTGTATTTGGTCTTGGTCTAGTTCTTGCAGAGCGCGCCGTAACTCATTGTCCGCACCGACCAAGTTGGTTCCGTTGTCAGAGTGAATTACTTTGACTGGTCCACGCCTTGCTATAAATCGCCTAATCCCATCAATACAGGAACTAGTGTCCAGGGTGTGAGCGACTTCAATGTGGACTGCTCTGCTATTCATGCACGTGAACAGCATACCGTATCTCTTCCTTGTTACTCTGCCCTGCTTTATATGGAAGGGTCCGAAGTAATCTAATCCAGTGACTGTAAAGGCTGGATCATCACTCTTTACTCGGTAGGCGGAAGATCAGCCATCTTCTGTTTGCTAACTGGCATTCGGTGTTTTCTGCAGATTATGCACTTCCCTAAGACTGACTTCACCTTAGCTCGAGCCTTCACAATCCAGTATTTCTGTCGTAATTGGCGAGAACATGGTTACTACCCTGGTGATGAATCTCTCCATGAATATAACGGACTATGAGCGTCGCTATGTGGTGATCTTTCGAATGATAAGTTGATGCTTCGCATTCTGCGGTATCTTGGCGTTTTCAGTCTACCGCCTACTCTTACCATCCCATCCATCACCTGTGGGTCTAAATTGGTAAGCTTTGAGTCTAGTTGCAGAGATTTCTGTGCATGTTTTATGATTGCACACTCTGCCTCTTCCAACTCCTGCACAGTAAGTGCGTCTGTGAAGTTGTGACTCTGTCTCTGTTTGGTTCTAAGAATCTTCTTAAGTCTCAGCCACCAGGCGGCTGCTCTTCTGAG encodes the following:
- the LOC140159418 gene encoding uncharacterized protein, giving the protein MNSRAVHIEVAHTLDTSSCIDGIRRFIARRGPVKVIHSDNGTNLVGADNELRRALQELDQDQIQNFSTSHTFEWQYNPPAASHHGGVWERQIRTVRKLMCAILNEQHLKTCRSDEQLHTFMCEIESTLNSRPLTRVSDDPDDLDVIAPGTSCC